A genomic window from Terriglobia bacterium includes:
- the gatC gene encoding Asp-tRNA(Asn)/Glu-tRNA(Gln) amidotransferase subunit GatC, with amino-acid sequence MAITRAEVLRIAELAKLHFSESELDAFTAQFQHILDYIEKLKEVDVEGVMPTSHVALAGDFDKHTFREDRTRPSLPVEESLMNAPDRGNDHFRVPKVI; translated from the coding sequence GTGGCTATAACACGTGCGGAAGTGCTCAGAATTGCAGAGCTGGCAAAACTCCACTTCAGCGAGTCGGAACTCGACGCCTTCACGGCACAGTTCCAGCATATCCTCGACTATATCGAAAAACTGAAGGAAGTGGATGTCGAAGGTGTGATGCCGACGAGCCACGTAGCGCTCGCCGGAGATTTTGACAAGCACACTTTCCGTGAGGACCGGACACGCCCTTCCCTCCCTGTGGAGGAGTCTCTGATGAACGCCCCGGACCGCGGCAACGACCATTTCAGAGTTCCGAAGGTCATCTGA